In a genomic window of Streptomyces sp. NBC_01231:
- a CDS encoding ABC transporter ATP-binding protein: MDTDAGTGSLDTRFIEVDGLEKVFDVRRKTGFMKRERRQVRAVDALSFSVARGEMVGYIGPNGAGKSTTIKMLTGILTPSGGRLRVAGIDPSRERIRLAHRIGVVFGQRTTLWWDLPLIDSYRLMHRMYRIPDGRYRENLDRLVELLGLADLLDVPVRQLSLGQRMRGDIAAALLHDPEVLYLDEPTIGLDVVSKARVREFLREVNTERGTTVLLTTHDLQDIEQLCSRVMVIDHGRLMYDGALAGLHEAGESERTLVVDLERELPPIAVPPPARVVKVDGPRQWVAFPASQSAAPLVARIAAEYPLLDLSVREPDIEAVIAKMYEEGRGAGERAVPGSIA; encoded by the coding sequence ATGGACACGGACGCGGGCACGGGTTCCCTGGACACGCGTTTCATCGAGGTGGACGGGCTGGAGAAGGTCTTCGACGTGCGTCGCAAGACCGGCTTCATGAAGCGGGAACGGCGTCAGGTGCGGGCGGTCGACGCGCTCTCCTTCTCCGTGGCGCGCGGTGAGATGGTCGGTTACATCGGCCCGAACGGTGCCGGGAAGTCGACGACCATCAAGATGCTGACCGGCATCCTGACGCCGAGCGGCGGCCGGCTGCGGGTCGCGGGCATCGACCCGTCCCGGGAGCGGATCCGGCTGGCGCACCGGATCGGGGTGGTGTTCGGGCAGCGTACGACGCTGTGGTGGGACCTTCCGCTGATCGACTCGTACCGGCTGATGCACCGCATGTACCGCATCCCCGACGGCCGTTACCGCGAGAACCTCGACCGGCTCGTCGAACTCCTCGGTCTGGCCGACCTGTTGGACGTCCCTGTGCGTCAGCTCTCGCTCGGCCAGCGGATGCGCGGCGACATCGCGGCGGCCCTGCTGCACGACCCGGAGGTGCTGTACCTCGACGAGCCGACGATCGGGCTGGACGTCGTCTCCAAGGCCAGGGTGCGGGAGTTCCTGCGGGAGGTGAACACCGAGCGGGGCACGACGGTGCTGCTGACCACCCATGACCTCCAGGACATCGAGCAGTTGTGCTCGCGGGTGATGGTCATCGACCACGGGCGGCTCATGTACGACGGCGCGCTGGCCGGGCTGCACGAGGCGGGGGAGAGCGAGCGGACCCTGGTGGTGGACCTGGAACGGGAGCTGCCGCCGATCGCCGTGCCGCCGCCCGCGAGGGTGGTGAAGGTGGACGGGCCCCGGCAGTGGGTGGCCTTCCCGGCGTCCCAGTCGGCGGCTCCGCTCGTCGCGCGGATCGCGGCGGAGTACCCGCTGTTGGACCTGTCGGTGCGGGAGCCGGACATCGAGGCCGTGATCGCGAAGATGTACGAGGAGGGGCGCGGGGCGGGCGAGCGCGCAGTGCCGGGCTCGATCGCATAG
- a CDS encoding ABC transporter permease — protein MGEHNRLTEGLRAYRLIAGMWIRSAMTYRVSFGVTVFGNLLVTGLDFVAILLMFSQVDSLGGWTLPEVTFLYGLSVTAFGITDLVFGSMDVLGARMRDGSFDTLLVRPAPVLAQVGADHFALRRLGRITQGALVLGWALVSVDVVWTPAKVLLVPVMLVSGAAIFGAVFVAGAAFQFLAQDAAEVQSAFTYGGTTLLQYPPTVFGKDLVRGVTFMLPLAFVNWVPGTYVLGRPYPLGLPQWAAFTPPLVAVACCALAGLAWRAGLRSYRSTGS, from the coding sequence GTGGGTGAGCACAACCGCCTGACGGAGGGGCTGCGGGCCTATCGGCTGATCGCCGGGATGTGGATCAGGTCGGCCATGACCTACCGCGTCTCCTTCGGCGTCACGGTGTTCGGCAACCTGCTGGTGACCGGGCTGGACTTTGTCGCGATCCTGCTGATGTTCTCGCAGGTCGACTCGCTCGGCGGGTGGACCCTGCCCGAGGTCACCTTCCTGTACGGCCTGTCCGTGACCGCGTTCGGGATCACCGACCTGGTGTTCGGCTCCATGGACGTGCTGGGCGCCCGGATGCGCGACGGTTCCTTCGACACCCTGCTGGTACGGCCCGCCCCGGTGCTCGCCCAGGTCGGCGCGGACCACTTCGCGCTGCGCCGCCTGGGCCGGATCACCCAGGGCGCGCTGGTGCTGGGCTGGGCGCTGGTGTCGGTCGACGTCGTCTGGACTCCGGCGAAGGTGCTGCTGGTGCCGGTGATGCTGGTCAGCGGCGCGGCGATCTTCGGGGCGGTGTTCGTGGCGGGCGCCGCGTTCCAGTTCCTGGCACAGGACGCCGCCGAGGTGCAGAGCGCGTTCACGTACGGCGGCACCACGCTGTTGCAGTATCCGCCGACCGTGTTCGGGAAGGACCTGGTGCGCGGGGTGACGTTCATGCTGCCGCTCGCCTTCGTCAACTGGGTGCCCGGGACCTATGTGTTGGGGCGGCCGTATCCGCTCGGGCTGCCGCAGTGGGCGGCGTTCACGCCCCCGCTGGTGGCGGTGGCGTGCTGTGCGCTCGCCGGGCTGGCCTGGCGGGCGGGGCTGCGGTCGTATCGGAGTACGGGGAGCTGA
- a CDS encoding ABC-2 family transporter protein: protein MGSARLYAAVAAGGFRRYATYRVATAAGVFTNTVFGLILVYTYLALWDERPHLGGYDQTQAVTYVWLGQCLYATLAIQGGGVEKDLMARIRTGEIAIDLYRPADLQLWWLASDLGRALFQTLGRGVIPFAFGALFFPMALPADVSTWVAFLVALLLAMVVSFGIRYLAALSMFWLMDGTGVNQALMVLGVFCSGMTLPLNAFPGALGDVVRVLPWAAQLQMPADVLMGETAPLGAYAFQAVWAVVLLWAGRLLQSAATRRVVVQGG, encoded by the coding sequence GTGGGTTCGGCACGGCTGTACGCGGCCGTCGCGGCGGGGGGATTCCGGCGGTACGCGACGTATCGGGTGGCCACGGCGGCGGGGGTGTTCACGAACACCGTCTTCGGGCTGATCCTCGTCTACACCTACCTGGCGTTGTGGGACGAGCGGCCGCACCTGGGGGGTTACGACCAGACGCAGGCGGTGACCTACGTGTGGCTGGGACAGTGCCTGTACGCGACCCTCGCCATCCAGGGCGGCGGCGTGGAGAAGGATCTGATGGCCCGCATCCGCACGGGCGAGATCGCCATCGATCTGTACCGGCCGGCCGACCTGCAGCTGTGGTGGCTGGCGAGCGACCTGGGCCGGGCGCTGTTCCAGACGCTGGGGCGGGGTGTGATCCCGTTCGCCTTCGGGGCGCTGTTCTTCCCGATGGCGTTGCCGGCGGACGTCAGCACCTGGGTGGCGTTCCTGGTCGCGCTGCTGCTGGCGATGGTCGTCAGCTTCGGGATCCGCTATCTGGCGGCCCTGAGCATGTTCTGGCTCATGGACGGCACTGGCGTCAACCAGGCCCTGATGGTCCTGGGGGTCTTCTGCTCGGGCATGACACTGCCTCTGAACGCCTTCCCGGGCGCGCTCGGCGACGTCGTCCGGGTGCTGCCGTGGGCGGCACAGCTCCAGATGCCGGCGGACGTGCTGATGGGGGAGACCGCCCCGCTGGGGGCGTACGCGTTCCAGGCGGTGTGGGCGGTGGTGCTGCTGTGGGCGGGGCGGCTGCTGCAGTCGGCCGCGACCCGCCGGGTGGTGGTGCAGGGTGGGTGA
- a CDS encoding penicillin-binding protein encodes MSDEPQPQPNEGSAPREPETAEVPAAGGPAGKKPKRPARTGWRRIIPTWRVVLGTFVLGVLLLTGMFFLGYSMVKIPSANAFAIKQSNVYLYSDGSQLARDGEVNREIIPLSQVSKPAQHAVLAAEDRDFYTESAIDPKAMVRAGWNTATGKGKQSGSTITQQYVKNYYLAQEQTVTRKVKEFFISIKLDRTESKDQILEGYLNTSYFGRNAYGIQAAAQAYYGIDATELDPAKAAYLAALVNAPSEYDVVAHPENKAAAQARWNYVLNGMVKKGWLTQSKRAGLTFPMPKEQTVAIGKSGQRGYAIEAINQYLTTNKIVTADELQAGGYRITTTLQKSKQDAFVKAVDDQVISKLDKKNRKVDNYVRAGGASVDPKTGKVVAMYGGIDFVKQYTNGVTRRDFQVGSTFKPFVFTSAVQNHSETQDGRVITPNTIYDGTNKRPVQGWDGGTYDPENEDQGSYGNVTVREATDKSINSVYAQMAVDVGSDDVKGTAIDLGLPSTTPELVASPSIALGVARASVLDMAEAYATLANHGRHGTYTMVEKITKDSTSDVALPEKRTSQAVSREAADTTTAVLQSVVENGTATAAQAAGRPAAGKTGTAEEDTAAWFAGYTPDLATVVSVMGQDPVTGAHKSLYGAMGLERVNGGGAPAEIWAQFTKEALEGKTATDFDLQIQPGSDESQAPSTDVPVDPTTGGQDTGGTTDGTTGTPDPEGQTQGQTGGTTDTGGTTDGTTGDPTGTPGTTGDPTSGDTTTDGGTTDGGTTDGSGGDTATGGTTDGTGGDTGGDDGGGDDGGGGETEGTTTGPG; translated from the coding sequence ATGAGCGACGAGCCGCAGCCGCAGCCGAACGAGGGCTCGGCACCGAGAGAGCCGGAAACGGCCGAAGTGCCCGCGGCCGGGGGGCCGGCCGGGAAGAAGCCCAAGCGGCCGGCGCGCACCGGCTGGCGGCGGATCATCCCCACCTGGCGCGTGGTGCTCGGCACGTTCGTCCTGGGCGTCCTGCTGCTGACGGGCATGTTCTTCCTCGGCTACTCGATGGTCAAGATCCCGTCCGCCAACGCGTTCGCCATCAAGCAGAGCAACGTCTACCTCTACTCGGACGGCAGCCAGCTCGCCCGCGACGGCGAGGTCAACCGGGAGATCATCCCGCTCTCCCAGGTCTCCAAGCCAGCCCAGCACGCCGTACTGGCCGCCGAGGACCGCGACTTCTACACCGAGTCCGCGATCGACCCCAAGGCGATGGTCCGCGCCGGCTGGAACACCGCCACCGGCAAGGGCAAGCAGTCCGGATCCACGATCACCCAGCAGTACGTGAAGAACTACTACCTGGCCCAGGAGCAGACCGTCACCCGCAAGGTGAAGGAGTTCTTCATCTCGATCAAGCTGGACCGCACGGAATCCAAGGACCAGATCCTCGAGGGCTACCTCAACACCAGCTACTTCGGCCGCAACGCCTACGGCATCCAGGCCGCCGCCCAGGCCTACTACGGCATCGACGCCACCGAGCTGGACCCCGCCAAAGCCGCCTACCTCGCCGCACTGGTCAACGCGCCCAGCGAGTACGACGTCGTCGCCCACCCCGAGAACAAGGCGGCCGCCCAGGCCCGCTGGAACTACGTCCTGAACGGCATGGTCAAGAAGGGCTGGCTCACCCAGTCGAAGCGGGCAGGCCTCACCTTCCCGATGCCGAAGGAGCAGACCGTCGCCATAGGCAAGTCCGGGCAGCGCGGCTACGCCATCGAAGCGATCAACCAGTACCTCACCACGAACAAGATCGTCACCGCGGACGAGCTCCAGGCGGGCGGCTACCGCATCACCACCACCCTGCAGAAGAGCAAGCAGGACGCCTTCGTCAAGGCAGTCGACGACCAGGTGATCTCCAAGCTCGACAAGAAGAACCGCAAGGTCGACAACTACGTCCGCGCCGGCGGTGCCTCCGTCGACCCCAAGACCGGCAAGGTCGTCGCCATGTACGGCGGCATCGACTTCGTCAAGCAGTACACGAACGGCGTGACCCGCCGCGACTTCCAGGTCGGCTCCACCTTCAAGCCGTTCGTGTTCACCTCCGCCGTCCAGAACCACTCCGAGACGCAGGACGGCCGCGTCATCACCCCGAACACGATCTACGACGGCACCAACAAACGCCCCGTCCAGGGCTGGGACGGCGGCACGTACGACCCGGAGAACGAGGACCAGGGCTCCTACGGAAACGTCACCGTGCGCGAGGCCACCGACAAGTCCATCAACTCGGTGTACGCGCAGATGGCCGTGGACGTCGGCTCCGACGACGTCAAGGGGACCGCGATCGACCTGGGCCTCCCCTCCACCACCCCCGAACTGGTCGCCAGCCCCTCCATCGCGCTCGGCGTGGCCCGGGCGAGCGTCCTCGACATGGCGGAGGCCTACGCCACCCTCGCCAACCACGGCAGGCACGGCACGTACACGATGGTCGAGAAGATCACCAAGGACAGCACGAGCGACGTCGCGCTGCCCGAGAAGCGGACCAGCCAGGCTGTCAGCCGCGAGGCCGCCGACACCACGACGGCCGTCCTGCAGAGCGTCGTCGAGAACGGCACCGCCACCGCCGCCCAGGCCGCCGGCCGCCCCGCCGCGGGCAAGACCGGCACCGCCGAGGAGGACACGGCGGCCTGGTTCGCCGGCTACACCCCAGACCTCGCCACCGTCGTCTCCGTCATGGGCCAGGACCCGGTGACGGGCGCGCACAAGTCGCTGTACGGCGCGATGGGCCTGGAACGCGTCAACGGCGGCGGGGCTCCCGCGGAGATCTGGGCGCAGTTCACCAAGGAGGCCCTCGAGGGCAAGACGGCCACCGACTTCGACCTCCAGATCCAGCCGGGCTCCGACGAGTCCCAGGCCCCGAGCACCGACGTCCCGGTGGACCCGACCACGGGCGGCCAGGACACCGGCGGCACCACGGACGGAACCACCGGCACCCCGGACCCCGAGGGCCAGACCCAGGGCCAGACCGGCGGCACCACCGACACCGGGGGCACCACGGACGGCACCACCGGCGACCCGACTGGGACGCCGGGGACCACCGGGGATCCGACCAGCGGTGACACCACCACGGACGGCGGCACCACGGACGGCGGCACGACGGACGGCTCCGGCGGGGACACGGCCACCGGCGGCACGACGGACGGCACGGGCGGCGACACCGGCGGCGACGACGGCGGTGGCGACGACGGCGGCGGCGGCGAGACAGAGGGCACGACCACCGGCCCGGGCTAG
- a CDS encoding co-chaperone GroES: protein MSAKRKEHSTLNDKLPIRMLHDRVLVRQDTSEGERRSGGGILIPATAAVGRRLAWAEVVAVGQNVRTVEPGDRVLFDPEDRAEVEVRGIAYVLMRERDLHAVAADRFEGSEDSTGLYL from the coding sequence GTGAGCGCCAAGAGAAAAGAGCACAGCACCCTGAACGACAAGCTGCCCATCCGGATGCTGCACGACCGGGTCCTCGTGCGGCAGGACACCAGCGAGGGCGAGCGGCGTTCCGGTGGCGGGATTCTGATTCCGGCCACCGCGGCCGTCGGTCGTCGGCTGGCGTGGGCCGAGGTCGTGGCCGTGGGGCAGAACGTACGGACCGTGGAGCCGGGCGACCGGGTTCTGTTCGATCCGGAGGACCGGGCCGAGGTGGAGGTGCGGGGGATCGCCTATGTGCTGATGCGTGAGCGCGATCTGCACGCGGTGGCCGCCGACCGGTTCGAGGGGTCCGAGGACTCGACGGGGCTGTATCTGTAA
- a CDS encoding DUF3618 domain-containing protein, giving the protein MADTSDTRTPAQIEADIRRRRENLAETLDELGVRVHPKTIMGDAKAKVVSNIDHTLGRAYVGVNRAVSDVKSQFVDEDGAPRLERVVPVALVVAGLAGLLVLGTRRRRS; this is encoded by the coding sequence GTGGCGGACACGTCGGACACCAGAACCCCGGCGCAGATCGAGGCGGACATCAGGCGCCGCCGCGAGAACCTGGCGGAGACGCTCGACGAGCTCGGGGTGCGGGTGCACCCGAAGACGATCATGGGTGACGCCAAGGCCAAGGTCGTGTCGAACATTGATCACACGCTGGGGCGGGCCTACGTCGGGGTCAACCGGGCCGTGAGTGACGTCAAGTCCCAGTTCGTGGACGAGGACGGCGCTCCCCGGCTGGAGCGGGTCGTCCCCGTCGCGCTGGTCGTCGCCGGGCTCGCCGGCCTGCTCGTCCTGGGGACGCGTCGGCGCAGGAGCTGA
- the bcp gene encoding thioredoxin-dependent thiol peroxidase, with translation MSERLQPGDVAPAFTLPDADGTEVSLSEYRGRKVIVYFYPAALTPGCTKQACDFTDNLDVLAAAGYDVIGISPDKPEKLAKFREKESLKVTLLADPEKTVTESYAAYGEKKNYGKTYMGVIRSTIVVDAEGKVERALYNVRATGHVAKIIKDLGI, from the coding sequence ATGAGCGAGCGACTCCAGCCCGGTGACGTGGCCCCCGCCTTCACCCTCCCCGACGCAGACGGCACAGAGGTCTCCCTGTCGGAGTACCGGGGCCGCAAGGTCATCGTCTACTTCTACCCCGCGGCCCTGACCCCCGGCTGCACCAAGCAGGCCTGCGACTTCACGGACAACCTCGACGTCCTGGCCGCCGCCGGCTACGACGTCATCGGCATCTCCCCGGACAAGCCCGAGAAACTGGCGAAGTTCCGCGAGAAGGAGTCCCTGAAGGTCACCCTGCTGGCAGACCCCGAGAAAACGGTCACCGAGTCCTACGCCGCCTACGGCGAGAAGAAGAACTACGGCAAGACCTACATGGGCGTCATCCGCTCCACGATCGTCGTCGACGCGGAGGGCAAGGTCGAACGGGCCCTGTACAACGTCCGTGCGACGGGCCACGTGGCGAAGATCATCAAGGACTTGGGTATCTGA
- a CDS encoding GNAT family N-acetyltransferase, giving the protein MTETMDPGLNIRPATPADRPAVERLWLLFRHDLSAFGGQLPNPDGTFRSERLEAAFSGDPDWAPYLFSVGESPVGFAFVRALGGPVRVLNSFFVVRAVRRSGVGLRGIREVVARHPGDWEIPFQDENTGAARFWRRVATELVGEAWTEEARPVPERPDLVPDIWISFRYPSP; this is encoded by the coding sequence ATGACCGAGACCATGGACCCAGGGCTGAACATCCGCCCGGCCACCCCCGCCGATCGCCCCGCAGTCGAACGCCTCTGGCTTCTCTTCCGGCATGACCTGTCCGCGTTCGGGGGGCAACTGCCCAACCCGGACGGGACGTTCCGCAGTGAGCGGTTGGAGGCTGCCTTTTCCGGTGACCCGGACTGGGCGCCGTATCTCTTCAGCGTCGGCGAGAGTCCCGTCGGGTTCGCGTTCGTGCGGGCGCTCGGTGGGCCTGTCCGGGTGCTCAACAGCTTCTTTGTCGTGCGCGCGGTGAGGAGGAGCGGGGTGGGGCTCCGGGGCATACGGGAGGTGGTCGCCCGGCATCCGGGGGACTGGGAGATTCCCTTTCAGGACGAGAACACCGGTGCCGCCCGCTTCTGGCGGCGGGTCGCGACCGAGCTCGTCGGGGAAGCGTGGACCGAGGAAGCCAGGCCGGTGCCCGAGCGGCCCGACCTGGTTCCCGACATCTGGATCTCGTTCAGATACCCAAGTCCTTGA
- a CDS encoding HNH endonuclease produces the protein MDVQDTPEPATTAAPGRGTLRADPYSKEQLAPVVAEARNWTDLMRRLGLTTSGGQRRVLQEKVAGHGLDTSHFVKRSPWRKYPDSAIAEAAASSSSLRQVALKLGATPATGTLSHIRRRIQAAGIDVSHFPGINRPDLDLPFTTEELRAAAAAATSVRGVARALGVPDDSRSRATLSRMLRTGSIETGHFSHRRVSIPEDRLRDLVQHSESFADVARSLGLDVNDTNHRRVRRAATRLGLDTSHFKRRTWPQPERPAPGPVSHRVLVVLPSDAGRTNRSQLHRALTKIGVPYACETCGNTGEWLGRSITLQIDHVNGDWRDNRKENLRYLCPNCHALTETWCRQKKRAPLAA, from the coding sequence ATGGACGTGCAGGACACACCGGAACCGGCGACGACCGCAGCGCCCGGTCGCGGCACACTGCGAGCCGACCCGTACAGCAAGGAGCAGCTCGCACCAGTCGTCGCCGAGGCACGCAACTGGACTGATCTGATGCGGCGGCTCGGTCTCACGACCAGCGGGGGACAACGGCGTGTGCTGCAGGAGAAAGTAGCCGGGCATGGACTCGACACAAGCCACTTCGTCAAGCGCAGCCCGTGGCGCAAGTACCCTGACTCAGCCATCGCCGAAGCCGCCGCTTCGTCGTCCTCGCTGCGCCAAGTGGCACTGAAGCTGGGCGCAACCCCAGCCACCGGCACCCTGTCGCACATTCGACGCCGCATCCAGGCGGCAGGCATCGACGTCAGCCACTTCCCCGGTATCAACCGGCCTGACTTGGACCTGCCCTTCACCACAGAGGAACTCAGGGCAGCCGCAGCAGCGGCTACCAGCGTGCGCGGCGTGGCTCGGGCACTGGGCGTACCGGACGACAGTCGCTCGCGGGCAACTCTGAGCCGCATGCTGCGCACCGGGTCCATCGAGACCGGGCACTTTTCGCACAGGCGCGTATCGATCCCCGAGGACAGGCTCCGCGACCTCGTGCAGCACTCTGAGAGCTTCGCGGACGTCGCACGCAGCCTGGGTCTGGACGTCAACGACACCAATCACCGGCGTGTCCGACGCGCGGCGACCCGGCTCGGGCTGGACACGAGCCACTTCAAGCGCCGGACATGGCCGCAGCCGGAACGCCCCGCCCCCGGACCCGTCTCTCACCGGGTACTGGTCGTCCTGCCCTCAGACGCCGGACGCACCAACAGATCTCAGCTTCATCGAGCCCTGACCAAGATCGGAGTGCCGTATGCATGCGAGACCTGCGGCAACACGGGCGAGTGGTTGGGCCGATCGATCACACTGCAGATCGACCACGTCAACGGAGACTGGCGCGACAACCGCAAGGAGAATCTGCGATACCTGTGCCCCAACTGTCATGCGCTGACGGAGACGTGGTGCCGCCAGAAGAAGAGGGCTCCACTCGCCGCATAA
- the rdgB gene encoding RdgB/HAM1 family non-canonical purine NTP pyrophosphatase, which produces MTRLTLATRNAGKITELRAILADAGLPHDLVGADAYPDIPDVKETGVTFAENALLKAHALAQATGLPAVADDSGLCVDVLNGAPGIFSARWAGKHGDDRANLDLLLAQLSDIADEHRGAHFACAAALALPDGTERVVEGRLRGVLRHAPTGTNGFGYDPILQPEGETRTCAELTAEEKNAISHRGEAFRGLVPVVRELLG; this is translated from the coding sequence ATGACCCGCCTGACCCTCGCCACCCGCAACGCCGGAAAGATCACCGAACTCCGGGCGATCCTCGCCGACGCAGGCCTGCCCCACGACCTCGTCGGCGCGGACGCCTACCCCGACATCCCCGACGTCAAGGAAACGGGCGTCACCTTCGCCGAGAACGCCCTGCTCAAAGCCCACGCCCTGGCCCAGGCGACCGGCCTGCCCGCCGTCGCCGACGACTCCGGCCTCTGCGTCGACGTCCTGAACGGCGCCCCCGGCATCTTCTCCGCCCGCTGGGCCGGCAAGCACGGGGACGACCGCGCCAACCTGGACCTTCTCCTGGCCCAACTCTCCGACATCGCCGACGAACACCGCGGCGCCCACTTCGCCTGCGCGGCAGCGCTCGCTCTGCCCGACGGCACGGAACGGGTGGTCGAGGGCCGACTGCGAGGCGTCCTGCGGCACGCCCCCACCGGCACGAACGGCTTCGGCTACGACCCGATCCTCCAGCCCGAGGGCGAGACACGCACCTGCGCCGAACTGACCGCGGAGGAGAAGAACGCGATCAGCCACCGGGGGGAGGCGTTTCGGGGGCTGGTGCCGGTGGTTCGGGAGTTGTTGGGCTGA
- the rph gene encoding ribonuclease PH produces the protein MSRIDGRTPEQLRPVTIERGWSKHAEGSVLVSFGDTKVFCTASVTEGVPRWRKGSGEGWVTAEYSMLPRATNTRGDRESVRGKIGGRTHEISRLIGRSLRAVIDYKALGENTIVLDCDVLQADGGTRTAAITGAYVALADAIAWAQGKKLIKAGRQPLTGTVSAVSVGIVDSTPLLDLRYEEDVRAETDMNVVCTGDGRFVEVQGTAEAEPFARDELNSLLDLAVAGCADLTALQRAALDTVLEK, from the coding sequence ATGTCTCGAATCGACGGCCGCACCCCCGAACAACTCCGCCCGGTCACCATCGAACGCGGCTGGAGCAAGCACGCCGAGGGCTCCGTCCTCGTCTCCTTCGGCGACACGAAGGTCTTCTGCACCGCCTCCGTCACCGAAGGCGTCCCGCGCTGGCGCAAGGGCAGCGGCGAGGGCTGGGTCACCGCCGAGTACTCCATGCTGCCCCGCGCCACCAACACCCGCGGCGACCGCGAATCCGTCCGCGGCAAGATCGGCGGCCGCACCCACGAGATCAGCCGCCTCATCGGCCGCTCCCTGCGCGCGGTCATCGACTACAAGGCACTCGGCGAGAACACCATCGTCCTGGACTGCGACGTCCTCCAGGCCGACGGCGGCACCCGCACGGCAGCGATCACCGGCGCATACGTCGCATTGGCCGACGCCATCGCCTGGGCCCAGGGCAAGAAGCTGATCAAAGCCGGCCGCCAGCCCCTCACCGGAACGGTCAGCGCGGTCTCCGTCGGCATCGTCGACTCGACCCCGCTCCTCGACCTCCGCTACGAGGAGGACGTGCGCGCCGAGACCGACATGAACGTCGTCTGCACCGGCGACGGCCGCTTCGTCGAGGTCCAGGGCACCGCCGAGGCCGAACCCTTCGCCCGCGACGAACTCAACTCCCTCCTCGATCTGGCGGTCGCCGGCTGCGCCGACCTGACGGCCCTGCAGCGCGCGGCACTTGATACGGTCCTCGAAAAGTAA
- a CDS encoding PTS glucose/sucrose transporter subunit IIB: MASKAEKIVAGLGGIDNIEEVEGCITRLRTEVIDATKVDEAALKAAGAHGVVKMGTAIQVVIGTDADPIAAEIEDLM, from the coding sequence ATGGCCAGCAAGGCTGAGAAGATCGTTGCAGGGCTCGGCGGCATCGACAACATCGAAGAGGTCGAAGGCTGCATCACCCGCCTGCGGACCGAGGTCATCGACGCCACCAAGGTCGACGAGGCCGCCCTGAAGGCCGCCGGCGCCCACGGCGTCGTCAAGATGGGCACCGCGATCCAGGTCGTCATCGGCACCGACGCCGACCCGATCGCCGCGGAGATCGAAGACCTGATGTGA